One Stenotrophomonas maltophilia DNA window includes the following coding sequences:
- a CDS encoding LiaI-LiaF-like domain-containing protein codes for MRFNLVAAVLLILIGLFMLASNLGWTHLNLSKLLLTWWPVALVGVGIAMLFGRGK; via the coding sequence ATGCGATTCAACCTCGTTGCCGCCGTCCTGCTGATCCTGATCGGCCTGTTCATGCTCGCCAGCAATCTCGGCTGGACGCACCTGAACCTGTCCAAGCTGCTGTTGACCTGGTGGCCGGTGGCCCTGGTGGGCGTTGGCATCGCGATGCTGTTCGGTCGCGGGAAATGA